Proteins encoded within one genomic window of Sulfurovum zhangzhouensis:
- a CDS encoding molybdopterin-dependent oxidoreductase has protein sequence MTKSMNNTTDKNFIESRRSFLKGTAYSVAGATLATGVFKTVAETPAVAENKFTPTPKTLSFYPPLEEWDSFTELDGNDWKRGGTARNGVQSEENPNGIKTTEYMLVPTACSNCEASCGLTAWVDLSTYKAGGQLAVRKYMGNPLHAGSRGRNCAKGYATQSQMYDPDRIPFPLKRAPGSKRGEGKWIRTTWDEAMAEIGKKMNDTLKKGDEISRKSIMYHVGRPNENGFGHRVPHSMGCDGYDSHTNICSAGARQGTIQWTNDDRNSPDWANAKLIFLQSSHAADAGHYFQQAAGRIADARKKGAKLVVMDPRLSNSAGMADLWVPCWPGTETALYLYLANRILNEKGINGEDLVNHEFVRNWVNWDELMSNREYLDLLVEKGYIKAAPAGNSYEDFIEMAKEMYSPYTLDFVAEECRIEKRIVEKLYDMFIDAGARVATYIWRAGPIGHKGGWMIARSAFLPFVLRGAMAGDKGGVGLHHWHVISVNGKGDKATEADNAPGAVDVWNELAWPPEYPLSSYEMSHILPHLLLDDEWRAKWKAKGLNVPEKLAVWIPRMYNPVWINPDGFRWIEALKREDKIEMSFNLSPTWSETNWYCDYILPVGLAGERHDQHSEATEPKRWLSFRNPALRVALEKMGWQPKDPTRATLEAHIKAGLGEIWEEVEFWANIMVHHVDPDGSLGIRKYWASKEDPSRAVTIAEWYQAAFDQLPNLRAAAKAAYPDSKYPNYEMMRDRGTWLEEANIYKPQERPLAKDGDAYIAHGHRYEADQVEKTEFGTLVVTDEHTGEKQAIGIERDGKIMEGFHTLSKKLEFFSSYFAEWKWPEYAVPIYPTTKEDRVKMTHVVTQVHHDFMTKENEFALNTIFRLPYNIHTRSVNSKHLMEISQNHNPIWINTEDAKRLNIKRGDAIKVTITDTVSGLDSGYFIAMAVPTEATMPGVLANSHHAGRWKLKNAVEIPGFEHKLGIMGLGAPLYEMTMDGKVGTLKPKQGLDQGMQERRDTWQFKEYNRDLDNIWWDGLSGSWQNAVAPSHPDPVAGNHAWHQKVSIEPAGKDDNIGDIWVNYENNMKVYQAWRDKLTRPLAKGDTLRRPKHIKRPCVPLSHKAYSVEITD, from the coding sequence ATGACAAAATCAATGAATAACACAACAGATAAAAATTTTATCGAAAGTAGAAGAAGTTTCCTAAAAGGTACAGCATACTCTGTAGCAGGTGCAACACTTGCTACAGGTGTATTTAAGACTGTAGCTGAAACTCCGGCTGTAGCAGAGAACAAGTTCACACCTACACCGAAAACACTCTCTTTCTATCCACCACTTGAAGAGTGGGATAGCTTCACTGAGCTTGATGGAAATGACTGGAAAAGAGGTGGTACAGCTAGAAACGGTGTACAAAGTGAAGAGAATCCAAACGGTATCAAAACTACAGAGTATATGCTTGTTCCAACTGCATGTTCAAACTGTGAGGCTTCTTGTGGTCTGACAGCATGGGTTGACCTTTCTACATATAAAGCTGGCGGTCAATTGGCAGTACGTAAGTATATGGGTAACCCGCTTCACGCAGGTTCACGTGGTAGAAACTGTGCAAAAGGTTATGCAACTCAGTCACAAATGTATGATCCGGATCGTATCCCATTCCCACTTAAAAGAGCACCAGGTTCAAAAAGGGGTGAAGGTAAGTGGATAAGAACCACTTGGGATGAAGCAATGGCTGAAATCGGTAAGAAGATGAATGATACTCTCAAGAAGGGTGATGAAATCTCAAGAAAGTCTATCATGTACCATGTTGGTCGTCCAAATGAGAATGGGTTTGGTCACCGTGTTCCTCACTCAATGGGTTGTGATGGATATGATTCTCATACAAATATCTGTTCTGCAGGTGCAAGACAAGGTACAATCCAGTGGACGAATGACGATAGAAACTCTCCGGATTGGGCAAATGCGAAGTTGATCTTCCTTCAGTCATCACACGCAGCAGATGCTGGTCACTACTTCCAACAAGCAGCAGGGCGTATCGCTGATGCACGTAAAAAAGGTGCAAAGCTTGTTGTTATGGATCCAAGACTTTCAAACTCTGCTGGTATGGCTGACCTTTGGGTACCATGTTGGCCAGGAACTGAAACGGCTCTTTACCTTTACCTTGCAAACAGAATTCTTAATGAAAAAGGAATCAATGGTGAGGATCTAGTAAATCACGAGTTTGTGAGAAACTGGGTAAACTGGGATGAGTTGATGAGCAACAGAGAGTATCTTGACCTACTTGTAGAGAAAGGATATATTAAAGCTGCTCCGGCTGGAAACTCATATGAAGATTTCATTGAGATGGCAAAAGAGATGTACAGCCCGTATACACTTGACTTTGTAGCTGAAGAGTGTCGTATCGAGAAGCGTATCGTTGAGAAGCTTTACGACATGTTCATTGATGCAGGTGCAAGAGTAGCTACATATATCTGGAGAGCAGGTCCTATCGGTCATAAAGGTGGATGGATGATCGCTCGTTCAGCATTCCTTCCATTTGTACTTCGTGGTGCGATGGCAGGAGACAAAGGTGGAGTAGGTCTACACCACTGGCATGTTATCTCTGTTAACGGAAAGGGTGATAAAGCAACTGAAGCAGATAATGCACCAGGTGCAGTTGATGTATGGAATGAATTGGCTTGGCCACCTGAGTATCCACTCAGTTCATACGAGATGTCTCATATCTTGCCACACCTTCTTCTAGATGATGAGTGGAGAGCGAAGTGGAAAGCTAAAGGATTGAACGTACCTGAGAAATTGGCTGTATGGATTCCACGTATGTACAACCCAGTATGGATCAACCCGGACGGATTCAGATGGATCGAAGCGTTGAAACGTGAAGATAAGATTGAGATGTCATTCAACCTTTCTCCAACTTGGTCTGAAACTAACTGGTACTGTGACTATATCCTTCCAGTAGGATTGGCAGGTGAGCGACATGACCAACACTCTGAAGCAACTGAACCTAAAAGATGGTTAAGTTTCCGTAACCCGGCACTTAGAGTAGCTCTAGAGAAAATGGGATGGCAGCCAAAAGATCCAACACGTGCTACACTTGAAGCGCATATTAAAGCAGGTCTTGGTGAAATCTGGGAAGAAGTAGAGTTCTGGGCAAACATCATGGTACATCATGTAGATCCTGATGGAAGCCTTGGTATCAGAAAATATTGGGCATCAAAAGAAGATCCAAGTAGAGCAGTAACGATTGCAGAGTGGTATCAAGCAGCATTTGATCAATTGCCGAACCTTCGTGCAGCAGCTAAAGCAGCATACCCAGACTCTAAGTATCCTAACTACGAGATGATGAGAGATAGAGGTACATGGCTAGAAGAAGCAAATATCTATAAGCCGCAAGAGAGACCACTGGCTAAAGACGGTGATGCTTATATTGCACATGGACATAGATATGAAGCAGATCAAGTTGAAAAGACTGAGTTTGGAACTCTCGTTGTAACTGATGAGCATACAGGTGAGAAACAAGCGATCGGTATTGAGCGTGATGGTAAGATTATGGAAGGATTCCATACACTTTCTAAGAAGCTTGAGTTCTTCTCTTCTTACTTTGCTGAGTGGAAATGGCCTGAGTACGCTGTGCCTATCTATCCAACAACAAAAGAAGATAGAGTGAAAATGACACATGTTGTTACGCAAGTACACCATGACTTTATGACAAAAGAGAATGAATTTGCACTGAATACAATATTCAGATTGCCATATAACATTCATACACGTTCTGTGAACTCTAAACACTTGATGGAGATCTCTCAGAACCACAACCCGATTTGGATTAACACAGAAGATGCGAAGAGACTTAACATCAAACGTGGTGATGCAATCAAAGTTACGATTACAGATACTGTATCAGGTCTTGATTCTGGTTATTTTATTGCTATGGCAGTACCTACAGAAGCGACAATGCCGGGTGTTCTAGCTAACTCTCACCACGCAGGTAGATGGAAGCTTAAGAATGCTGTTGAGATCCCAGGATTTGAGCATAAACTTGGAATAATGGGTCTTGGTGCACCGCTTTATGAGATGACTATGGATGGTAAAGTGGGAACACTGAAGCCAAAACAAGGTCTAGATCAAGGTATGCAAGAGCGTAGAGATACTTGGCAGTTCAAAGAGTACAACAGAGACCTTGATAATATCTGGTGGGATGGTCTGAGCGGTTCTTGGCAAAATGCTGTAGCACCATCACATCCAGACCCGGTTGCAGGTAACCATGCATGGCACCAAAAAGTATCTATCGAGCCTGCTGGTAAAGATGATAACATTGGTGATATCTGGGTGAACTATGAGAACAATATGAAAGTTTACCAAGCATGGAGAGATAAACTTACTCGTCCGCTTGCAAAAGGCGATACACTTAGACGTCCTAAGCATATTAAGCGTCCATGTGTGCCTCTTTCTCACAAAGCATATTCAGTGGAGATCACTGACTAA
- the nrfD gene encoding NrfD/PsrC family molybdoenzyme membrane anchor subunit, whose product MVEHTIDATHAVVTLDVALPGIIWGWMITLNMWAKSIGTGVVFVAAYLLYRHNKDAMPNLRWSMPVISFIALNVFLLFTLVDLHQPYRMVNIFLHPHWTSAITVGAWMASLFTLLITILMVIGLADQFTEYFKRGCKVAPVRSLMSFASSKSATYEKIFPFVVFLAIPVTAYTAIIMAESSARELWQAPTEVMQMIWAALMAGSAALILVSGSWSQEARKDLALILSVAVFFSFAMYMGEYFFSFKSSEAEATLAYVHAGGSYNVEFWFGMTLGFIAPFFLATSTMKNDNVTLLRFAAILALVGLYMAKDVWLKIPQMLPLS is encoded by the coding sequence ATGGTAGAACATACAATTGATGCAACACACGCAGTTGTTACGCTTGACGTAGCACTTCCAGGTATTATCTGGGGATGGATGATCACACTGAATATGTGGGCAAAGAGTATTGGTACGGGTGTAGTATTTGTAGCAGCATACCTACTTTACAGACACAATAAAGATGCAATGCCTAACCTAAGATGGTCAATGCCTGTGATCTCTTTCATCGCACTAAACGTATTTTTGCTCTTTACACTTGTGGATCTTCACCAGCCGTATAGAATGGTAAATATCTTCTTGCACCCACACTGGACATCTGCGATTACTGTAGGGGCATGGATGGCATCACTTTTTACACTTTTAATCACGATTCTTATGGTGATTGGTTTGGCTGATCAGTTTACTGAATACTTCAAAAGAGGATGTAAAGTAGCACCAGTAAGATCACTCATGTCATTTGCAAGCAGCAAATCTGCTACATATGAGAAGATTTTCCCATTTGTAGTATTTCTTGCTATTCCTGTAACGGCGTATACTGCGATCATTATGGCAGAATCAAGTGCAAGAGAGCTTTGGCAAGCACCTACTGAAGTAATGCAGATGATTTGGGCAGCCTTGATGGCAGGTTCAGCAGCACTTATTTTGGTATCTGGTTCATGGAGTCAGGAAGCAAGAAAAGATCTGGCATTGATCCTTTCAGTCGCTGTGTTCTTCTCATTTGCAATGTATATGGGTGAGTATTTCTTCTCATTCAAGTCTTCTGAAGCGGAAGCGACATTGGCATATGTACATGCAGGTGGATCATATAATGTAGAGTTCTGGTTTGGTATGACACTTGGATTTATCGCACCTTTCTTCCTCGCAACTTCTACAATGAAGAATGACAATGTAACGCTGCTTAGATTTGCAGCTATTTTGGCACTTGTGGGTCTATATATGGCAAAAGACGTATGGCTCAAAATCCCACAGATGTTACCATTGAGTTAA
- a CDS encoding 4Fe-4S dicluster domain-containing protein gives MKLGFLVDLNLCMGCKGCEVACKVENEVPLSSWRLRVKYIDIGTFPDTSRSFTPLRCNHCESAPCERICPVSALHYLENGIVNVDSNRCIGCAGCMMACPYGAIYMDPETNTADKCTYCAHRIESGMMPACVVVCPVEANIFGDVEDDHSHISQYIMAHQGGVQVRKPEKHTNPKHYYVGGGTYTLDPLAHQRLEGHNLFNNITTLKHVGDPNHGVLDRFLAPFVSHAEHDNKSFMNFDNNGLESHEQEGGH, from the coding sequence GCGTGTAAAGTGGAAAATGAAGTTCCACTTAGCTCTTGGCGTTTACGTGTAAAGTATATTGATATCGGAACATTCCCGGATACATCAAGATCATTTACACCACTACGTTGTAACCACTGTGAAAGCGCACCATGTGAGCGTATCTGTCCTGTTTCGGCATTGCACTATCTTGAAAACGGTATTGTAAATGTTGATAGCAATAGATGTATTGGATGTGCAGGATGTATGATGGCGTGTCCATACGGTGCAATCTACATGGATCCTGAAACAAACACTGCAGATAAATGTACATACTGTGCACACCGTATCGAGAGTGGTATGATGCCGGCATGTGTAGTTGTTTGTCCAGTAGAAGCAAATATCTTTGGTGATGTGGAAGATGATCATTCTCATATCTCTCAGTATATTATGGCACATCAGGGTGGAGTACAGGTGCGTAAGCCGGAGAAGCATACAAATCCTAAACACTATTATGTAGGTGGTGGTACTTATACACTTGACCCACTAGCTCATCAAAGACTTGAAGGACATAACCTCTTCAACAATATTACAACCCTTAAGCACGTCGGTGATCCAAACCACGGTGTATTAGATAGATTCTTGGCACCATTTGTATCACATGCTGAACATGATAATAAGAGCTTCATGAACTTTGACAATAACGGACTTGAGTCTCATGAACAAGAGGGAGGTCACTAA